In one window of Poriferisphaera corsica DNA:
- a CDS encoding DUF4405 domain-containing protein yields MKRNHINLILDITLGLILYIILLTGLIMYYILPPGSRSSTVWGWTRHDLGSLHFYLGIAAIAIILIHLALHWQWVHTLISNLLGRKHGQKIGRAKYASGVIVLFVFTTLTIAVLIFAANAKISSRKHATSSQQAKIQQIDNRSQPPNQQQQLRLRSQ; encoded by the coding sequence ATGAAACGCAACCATATCAACCTTATATTAGACATAACACTCGGCCTAATCTTATATATTATCCTGCTCACCGGCCTCATCATGTACTACATTCTCCCCCCAGGTAGCCGCTCATCTACCGTCTGGGGCTGGACACGCCACGACCTAGGCTCCCTTCACTTCTACCTCGGCATCGCCGCCATCGCCATCATCCTCATCCACCTCGCTCTCCATTGGCAATGGGTTCACACACTCATCTCAAACCTCCTCGGTCGTAAGCACGGCCAAAAGATCGGACGCGCCAAATATGCCTCAGGCGTCATCGTTCTCTTTGTCTTCACCACCCTGACCATCGCCGTGCTTATCTTTGCCGCAAATGCAAAAATCAGCAGCCGCAAACACGCTACCTCCAGTCAACAAGCAAAAATACAACAAATCGATAATCGATCCCAACCACCAAACCAACAACAGCAACTCCGCTTGCGAAGTCAATAA
- a CDS encoding glucose-6-phosphate isomerase — MEPSVLWKRYKKHLTKCPGLGINLDISRMNFEDSFFRSMQPQIDKAFEAMDALESGAIANPDEGRMVGHYWLRNADIAPNAEIKNEINDTFADVMNFVSKVHKKEIIPPNAARYTDVLSIGIGGSALGPQLISDALGTHRDKLKLHFMDNTDIDGMHRVIKSLGARLKSTLVLVISKSGGTPEPRNSMLEARAAFERAGLDFAKQAVAITGKDSHLDKIAVKENWIKRFPMWDWVGGRTSVMATVGLVPCGLQGIDMKSLLDGAAKMDELTRVKDVKKNPAAKLALMWYYATGGKGEKDMVVLPYKDRLLLLSRYLQQLIMESLGKKFDIDGNVVNQGIAVYGNKGSTDQHAFVQQLREGVNNFFATFIVVLQDTARPGRDPEVDVDPDVTSGDYLNGFWQGTRTALYEEGRESMTITCDKMDAKTLGALIALYERATGYYGTLTNINAYHQPGVEAGKKAAATVLELQNEIISFLQSNKGNTFNIDELAAGMGKEDAVESIFHIVEHIAANKRLVKKARSQYSAL, encoded by the coding sequence GTGGAACCAAGCGTACTCTGGAAGCGTTACAAAAAGCACCTCACCAAATGCCCAGGCCTCGGCATCAACCTCGATATCTCTCGCATGAACTTTGAAGACAGCTTCTTCCGTTCCATGCAGCCACAAATCGACAAAGCCTTCGAAGCCATGGACGCACTCGAATCCGGCGCCATCGCCAACCCCGATGAAGGCCGCATGGTCGGACACTACTGGCTACGTAATGCAGACATCGCGCCAAACGCCGAAATCAAAAACGAAATCAACGACACATTCGCCGACGTCATGAATTTCGTTTCTAAAGTCCATAAAAAAGAAATCATCCCGCCCAACGCCGCACGTTACACCGACGTCCTCTCCATCGGCATCGGCGGCTCAGCGCTCGGCCCGCAACTCATCTCCGACGCGCTCGGCACGCATCGCGATAAACTCAAACTCCACTTTATGGACAACACCGATATCGACGGCATGCACCGCGTGATCAAATCACTTGGCGCTCGTCTCAAATCAACACTCGTGCTCGTCATCTCAAAATCAGGCGGCACACCCGAGCCACGTAACAGCATGCTCGAAGCCAGAGCCGCATTCGAACGCGCCGGCCTTGATTTCGCCAAGCAAGCCGTTGCAATCACCGGCAAAGATTCGCACCTCGACAAAATCGCAGTCAAAGAAAACTGGATCAAGCGTTTCCCCATGTGGGACTGGGTCGGCGGACGCACCTCCGTCATGGCAACCGTTGGTCTCGTGCCTTGCGGCCTCCAAGGCATTGATATGAAATCGCTGCTCGACGGTGCTGCGAAGATGGACGAGTTGACTCGCGTCAAGGACGTGAAGAAAAACCCAGCCGCAAAGCTCGCACTCATGTGGTACTACGCCACAGGCGGCAAAGGTGAAAAAGACATGGTCGTATTGCCCTACAAAGACCGTTTACTTTTACTCTCTCGCTACTTGCAGCAATTGATCATGGAATCACTCGGCAAGAAATTTGATATCGACGGCAACGTCGTCAATCAGGGCATCGCCGTCTACGGCAACAAAGGTTCAACCGACCAGCACGCATTCGTACAACAACTCCGCGAAGGTGTGAACAACTTCTTCGCGACGTTTATTGTCGTATTGCAGGACACAGCAAGACCCGGCCGCGATCCGGAAGTTGATGTCGATCCAGATGTTACATCCGGTGATTACCTCAACGGTTTTTGGCAAGGTACACGTACGGCATTGTATGAAGAAGGCCGCGAATCGATGACCATCACGTGCGATAAGATGGATGCGAAAACACTCGGCGCATTGATCGCCTTATATGAACGCGCAACAGGCTATTACGGTACATTGACAAATATTAATGCGTACCATCAGCCGGGCGTTGAAGCCGGCAAGAAAGCGGCAGCAACAGTTCTTGAACTACAAAATGAGATTATCAGCTTCCTGCAATCCAATAAGGGCAACACATTTAATATTGACGAGTTAGCTGCTGGTATGGGTAAGGAAGATGCCGTTGAATCGATCTTCCATATTGTTGAACATATTGCGGCAAACAAACGTTTGGTGAAAAAAGCTCGCAGCCAATACAGCGCACTCTAA
- a CDS encoding M16 family metallopeptidase, which translates to MTIRLSTSILLIVLTAYSLISCTAATDPIDKPASASNKTKSTSAHPLEKDNGLRVLQNRQDRLIVELPNRMIVIAQEVPTAPVISVQTWIKTGSVYEQEHVGAGLSHFLEHLLSGGTTATRPESESSAILGSMGAQTNAATSLDTVRYYINTTNQHTETAIDLLSDWMQNSSITDEEYARERDVIQREFDMGKGEPSRIMWKLSQKVRYEHHPAKHPTIGYIDEFLKISRDEIYDFYKRMYVPNNMVFVVVGDIDKDKVVEQITNLWRDQPTGQLPEIKLPIEQEITGPKSSTGYADIQRTQIRLMWPGTQLTEPGDYELDLLAKILGQGESSRLVQTIRDQDKLVTSISAYNASFPWGKGFFGVDAEIASEEIAHDQIKQAILDQITLLRDQPVTDEELARAKRLVLSSVLQSNQTAQGIASTIASDTIGSGDPDYLQKYATKIQSLTQSDIQNAAQRFLNDNRLILVTLEPQKGEAPNDLARDEVKDEKLAGIEFEPVDLDNSSVINEMIANFAKASNDVNPIEVDKPVHYTLDNGLRVIVQRSTVVPAVSMNMYWKGGLLAEKQGEEGIANAAAMMLTRGTTSMTSLELSNTIENLGAGIGAASGRNTSYITSSALKEDWKQVMSILADVVLNPTFPEEEWLKLQPRLLAAIDGETNSWSGELRESFRKTYFGDYPWAYSTLGRKDVVEQLNSDKLKQYHINHLGASNTVLAVVGDVRPEEIKAEIEKLFSDLPADSAIAFEPKTPQTPQAEVKQFATQKPLAAVQIGFGPGITRDNPDYAALQVLSRVMSDFPSGWLEQQLRGKGPGLVYAVGAGNVTGLVPGYMTILFNTSAQQAPEAIRRTMSVVNRAKQGDFPKADIDRAIQKVLTDEFMSKQSNGSLATEAALDDLYGVNDPGAKRFMEDVTSMNADKLREIAQKYLNNPVVVVITDQKIPQELLDEAATIKVEQQVKQ; encoded by the coding sequence ATGACCATCAGACTAAGCACTTCAATCTTACTCATCGTGCTGACCGCATACTCTCTTATCAGCTGCACCGCAGCCACAGATCCCATCGACAAACCCGCCTCAGCTTCCAACAAAACCAAATCAACTTCAGCTCATCCGCTTGAAAAGGACAATGGCTTGCGCGTACTGCAAAACCGTCAAGATCGTCTCATCGTCGAACTCCCTAATCGCATGATCGTCATCGCGCAGGAAGTTCCCACCGCTCCCGTTATCTCAGTCCAAACTTGGATCAAGACCGGCTCCGTCTATGAACAAGAGCACGTCGGGGCAGGCCTCTCACACTTCCTCGAACACCTCCTCTCAGGCGGCACAACTGCCACACGTCCCGAGTCCGAATCCTCCGCAATCCTCGGTTCAATGGGCGCTCAAACCAACGCCGCCACCAGCCTCGACACTGTCCGCTACTACATCAACACAACAAATCAACACACAGAAACAGCAATCGATCTACTTTCTGACTGGATGCAGAATAGCTCCATTACAGACGAAGAATACGCACGTGAACGTGACGTCATTCAACGCGAGTTCGACATGGGCAAAGGTGAACCCAGCCGCATCATGTGGAAGCTCTCGCAAAAAGTTCGCTACGAGCACCACCCCGCCAAGCATCCAACCATCGGTTACATCGATGAATTTCTCAAAATCTCACGTGATGAAATCTACGACTTCTACAAACGCATGTACGTTCCGAACAACATGGTCTTTGTTGTCGTCGGTGACATTGATAAAGATAAAGTTGTTGAGCAAATCACCAACCTCTGGAGAGATCAGCCCACCGGCCAACTCCCCGAAATCAAACTCCCAATCGAACAAGAAATCACCGGCCCCAAATCTTCAACGGGCTACGCAGATATTCAACGCACACAAATTCGGCTCATGTGGCCTGGCACACAGCTCACCGAGCCCGGTGATTATGAACTTGATCTCCTCGCCAAAATCCTTGGTCAAGGTGAATCGTCACGTCTCGTCCAAACCATCCGCGACCAAGACAAACTCGTCACCTCCATCTCCGCTTACAACGCATCCTTCCCATGGGGAAAAGGCTTCTTTGGTGTTGACGCTGAAATAGCGTCCGAAGAGATAGCTCACGATCAAATTAAACAAGCGATCCTCGATCAGATCACCCTTCTCCGTGATCAACCTGTCACGGATGAAGAACTCGCACGTGCAAAACGACTTGTTTTGTCGAGTGTTTTGCAGTCCAATCAAACCGCCCAAGGCATCGCCTCCACCATCGCTAGCGACACCATCGGCTCTGGTGATCCCGATTACCTTCAAAAATACGCAACCAAAATCCAGTCTCTCACACAGTCAGATATTCAGAACGCAGCGCAGCGTTTCCTCAACGATAACCGCCTCATCCTCGTGACTCTCGAGCCACAAAAGGGTGAAGCTCCCAACGATCTTGCACGTGATGAGGTTAAAGACGAAAAACTTGCAGGCATCGAATTTGAGCCGGTTGACCTTGATAACAGCAGCGTGATTAATGAAATGATCGCGAACTTTGCTAAAGCGAGCAATGACGTAAACCCCATCGAAGTTGATAAGCCTGTTCACTACACACTGGACAACGGTCTACGCGTCATTGTCCAGCGATCAACCGTCGTACCAGCCGTCTCTATGAACATGTACTGGAAAGGCGGCCTCCTTGCTGAAAAACAAGGCGAAGAAGGAATCGCAAACGCCGCCGCGATGATGCTCACCCGCGGCACGACTTCCATGACCTCTCTTGAGCTTTCAAATACGATCGAGAATCTTGGCGCAGGCATTGGTGCAGCTTCCGGCCGCAATACCTCTTATATCACCTCCTCCGCACTCAAAGAGGATTGGAAGCAGGTCATGTCCATCCTCGCCGACGTTGTCTTAAACCCAACCTTCCCCGAAGAAGAATGGCTCAAGCTCCAGCCACGTCTGCTCGCCGCGATTGATGGCGAAACCAACTCATGGTCTGGTGAACTCCGTGAAAGCTTCCGTAAAACCTATTTTGGTGATTACCCTTGGGCATACTCGACTCTCGGCCGAAAGGATGTTGTCGAGCAACTCAATTCCGATAAACTCAAACAATATCACATCAATCATCTCGGCGCGTCTAATACAGTGTTAGCGGTGGTTGGCGACGTGAGACCAGAAGAAATCAAAGCTGAGATTGAAAAGCTGTTCAGTGATCTGCCCGCAGATTCGGCGATCGCTTTTGAGCCTAAAACACCTCAAACCCCGCAAGCAGAAGTTAAGCAGTTTGCTACTCAAAAACCACTCGCCGCCGTGCAAATCGGTTTCGGCCCAGGCATCACTCGAGATAACCCTGACTACGCAGCACTTCAAGTCCTGAGCCGCGTGATGAGTGACTTCCCCTCCGGTTGGCTTGAACAACAGCTTCGCGGCAAAGGGCCCGGTCTCGTCTACGCCGTCGGCGCAGGCAACGTCACTGGCCTTGTCCCCGGTTACATGACCATCCTTTTTAATACTTCCGCGCAGCAAGCACCTGAAGCCATTCGTCGCACGATGTCCGTCGTTAATCGTGCAAAACAAGGCGATTTCCCCAAGGCCGACATTGACCGTGCTATACAAAAAGTGCTTACCGATGAGTTTATGTCTAAGCAGAGCAATGGTTCACTCGCAACAGAGGCCGCGCTTGATGATCTTTACGGTGTCAACGACCCCGGCGCGAAACGCTTCATGGAGGATGTCACCAGCATGAATGCTGACAAACTGCGTGAGATTGCTCAAAAATACCTTAATAATCCCGTTGTTGTGGTGATCACCGACCAGAAAATTCCGCAAGAACTTCTTGACGAAGCAGCAACGATAAAAGTAGAGCAGCAAGTAAAACAATAA
- a CDS encoding metallophosphoesterase family protein encodes MRIALIGDIHLYNLQLRPRQWFSRRVMGHTNLLLNRRFRFNHGLLHPLMDKIREIKPEMVLCSGDVTTTSLESEFSDIAKFLKPLSKEIPTVVVPGNHDRYTFRAQRKLRMEKILEGIMPDTFPYYRRLTDRWHLIGLDSAIPQILMSRGALKKKQFSAFEMQLGQLSKEDALVLLCHYPASSPPGIPNSWAHNLAEAHQLRKMLNDCPARVLYMHGHIHQPWYWQASHKGVAANTDCTGELAFLNAGSPCMTSSKYPSGQGFWEVELPQDPSKQIGLMHHVPVAKRVIGSKRPKNQDHLTVIDGITWNSRTVL; translated from the coding sequence TTGCGAATCGCTTTGATTGGTGACATTCATTTGTATAACTTGCAGCTTAGGCCGCGACAGTGGTTTAGTCGTCGGGTGATGGGGCATACCAATCTGTTGCTGAACAGGCGATTTCGGTTTAATCATGGGTTGCTTCATCCACTCATGGATAAGATCCGCGAGATCAAGCCGGAGATGGTGCTGTGTTCGGGTGATGTGACAACGACATCGTTGGAAAGTGAGTTTTCAGATATCGCGAAGTTTTTGAAACCGTTGTCTAAAGAGATCCCAACGGTGGTGGTGCCTGGGAATCATGATCGGTATACGTTTCGTGCGCAGCGGAAGCTTCGGATGGAGAAGATATTAGAGGGGATTATGCCGGATACGTTTCCGTATTACAGACGGTTGACGGACAGGTGGCATTTGATTGGGTTGGATTCGGCGATACCACAGATTTTGATGTCGCGTGGTGCTTTGAAGAAGAAGCAGTTCAGCGCGTTTGAGATGCAGTTGGGTCAGTTGTCGAAGGAAGATGCGTTGGTGTTGTTGTGTCATTATCCAGCGTCATCGCCGCCGGGGATACCAAATAGCTGGGCGCATAATCTGGCGGAAGCGCATCAGTTGCGGAAGATGTTGAATGATTGTCCGGCGCGGGTGTTGTATATGCATGGACATATTCATCAGCCATGGTATTGGCAGGCATCACATAAAGGGGTGGCCGCAAACACGGATTGTACGGGAGAGTTAGCGTTTTTGAATGCGGGTTCGCCGTGCATGACGAGTAGCAAGTATCCATCAGGGCAAGGTTTTTGGGAGGTGGAGTTGCCGCAAGATCCATCAAAGCAGATTGGTCTGATGCATCATGTTCCGGTAGCGAAGCGTGTGATTGGCTCAAAGCGGCCTAAGAACCAGGATCATCTGACGGTGATTGATGGGATCACATGGAATAGCAGAACTGTTTTATAA
- a CDS encoding RHS repeat-associated core domain-containing protein, protein MLHPKPLLSVLIAFIVMFVCSTDAMAMYNPKLARFMQRDISTQNVAMGEYKDGLNLYQYVKSNPLRYVDPSGLTLTSVHQPKSIALLCEMGMDGVLAAAGVATVTVTTLTAIDWAKKMNKEFGPTCRPSLLDAFNKAIDALKPKARRCKPNMSCAELTVLIALRRAMITLRLQRENRCWRGGDYGHRKQTADHLTGLRNCVREFYANNCACVMCPK, encoded by the coding sequence ATGTTACATCCAAAACCACTTCTGTCTGTATTAATCGCTTTTATCGTCATGTTTGTATGTTCTACCGATGCAATGGCGATGTACAATCCCAAGCTTGCGCGGTTTATGCAAAGAGATATTTCAACCCAAAATGTTGCGATGGGTGAGTATAAAGATGGCTTGAATTTGTATCAATATGTGAAATCAAATCCGTTGAGATATGTTGACCCGTCAGGTCTCACACTAACTAGTGTTCATCAGCCAAAGAGCATTGCACTATTGTGTGAAATGGGTATGGATGGAGTTCTTGCGGCAGCGGGGGTTGCAACTGTGACTGTAACAACACTCACGGCGATTGATTGGGCTAAGAAAATGAATAAAGAGTTTGGCCCTACATGTCGCCCATCTTTGTTAGATGCTTTTAATAAAGCAATCGATGCATTGAAACCAAAAGCAAGGAGATGTAAACCGAATATGTCATGTGCAGAGCTTACTGTATTAATTGCTTTACGTCGTGCAATGATAACTTTACGCCTTCAACGTGAAAATAGGTGTTGGCGGGGTGGGGATTATGGACATAGAAAGCAAACTGCAGATCATCTTACTGGTCTTCGTAATTGTGTTAGAGAGTTTTATGCGAATAATTGTGCGTGTGTAATGTGTCCGAAATAA
- a CDS encoding FmdB family zinc ribbon protein, with protein MPFYEYACADCEEVTEAMRSMKDADDAPECEHCGSNKTSRKISLFMASSDAAPEMPGGGAGGMGGCCGGGGCGCH; from the coding sequence ATGCCGTTTTATGAGTATGCGTGTGCAGATTGTGAAGAGGTGACTGAAGCGATGCGTTCTATGAAGGATGCGGATGATGCGCCTGAGTGTGAGCATTGCGGATCGAACAAGACATCCCGAAAGATCAGCTTGTTTATGGCATCCTCTGACGCGGCACCTGAGATGCCGGGTGGTGGAGCGGGGGGAATGGGTGGATGTTGCGGCGGCGGGGGATGCGGGTGCCATTGA
- the glmS gene encoding glutamine--fructose-6-phosphate transaminase (isomerizing): MCGIVAYVGNRAVTPLLIEGLKRLEYRGYDSAGIAVRGNSGELSVTRAVGRVSNLELLVEEDAQYDEGFIGIAHTRWATHGEPSVDNAHPHVGLTKDGHTVAVVHNGIIENYSSLRTYLEGKGHTFYSQTDTEVLAKLIAELYVDDLETAVQKALQEVSGAYAIAVMIDGWPHTLVCARKGSPLIVGVADHAYVVASDASAIVSHTTQVFALEDYQVVKLSAGPVDEKNGTGEPWSSELRTTTIDNVVVDPEITELEMDLEQIELGGYSHYMLKEIMEQPEAVRDCLRGRVDLRDSKIILGGIQDFKRQMVRAKRFILTGQGTAYHAGLIGEYLFEDLARVPARCEYASEFRYRNPIIEDDTIVVAVSQSGETADTLAALAEAKDRGALSIGVVNAVGSTISRETDAGVYLRVGPEIGVASTKAFVGQVMVLTLLSLYLGKRKHMSNERVDHYLKQLSQIPDQIEKVLKQTDHIKNCVKQVADRDNWLFLGRGYNYPVAIEGALKLKEISYIHAEGMPAAEMKHGPIALIDEGMPVVFVATQGTQYEKVISNIEEVRARGGKIIAVATEGDTHIHKYASEDCIFYVPDVMEALQPLLTSVPLQLLAYHAAVERGHDVDKPRNLAKSVTVE, translated from the coding sequence ATGTGTGGGATCGTAGCTTATGTAGGGAACAGGGCGGTGACGCCGCTGTTGATAGAGGGTTTGAAACGTCTTGAATATCGAGGGTATGACTCGGCAGGGATTGCTGTGCGAGGGAATTCGGGTGAATTGTCTGTGACGCGGGCAGTTGGTCGAGTGAGTAACCTTGAGTTATTGGTTGAGGAAGATGCACAGTACGACGAGGGGTTTATTGGGATTGCACATACACGTTGGGCGACGCATGGTGAGCCATCGGTTGATAATGCACACCCGCATGTTGGTCTGACAAAAGATGGGCATACGGTTGCGGTGGTGCATAACGGGATTATCGAGAACTATTCATCGCTTAGAACGTATCTTGAAGGGAAGGGGCATACGTTTTATTCGCAGACCGATACGGAAGTGTTGGCGAAACTGATTGCTGAGTTGTATGTTGATGATCTTGAGACGGCGGTGCAGAAAGCATTGCAAGAGGTGAGCGGCGCGTATGCAATTGCGGTGATGATTGATGGTTGGCCGCATACGTTGGTGTGTGCGAGGAAAGGTTCGCCGTTGATTGTCGGTGTGGCGGATCATGCATATGTAGTGGCGTCTGATGCCTCAGCGATTGTTTCGCATACGACGCAGGTGTTTGCGTTGGAGGATTATCAGGTTGTGAAGCTAAGTGCTGGGCCTGTGGATGAGAAGAATGGGACGGGTGAGCCATGGTCGAGCGAGTTGCGAACGACGACGATTGATAATGTGGTGGTGGATCCGGAAATCACTGAGCTTGAAATGGATCTGGAACAGATCGAGCTGGGTGGTTATTCGCATTATATGTTGAAGGAGATCATGGAGCAGCCGGAGGCGGTGAGGGACTGCTTGCGTGGTCGTGTGGATCTGCGTGATAGCAAAATTATCTTGGGTGGGATTCAAGATTTTAAACGGCAGATGGTACGTGCGAAACGATTTATTTTGACTGGTCAGGGTACGGCTTATCATGCGGGGTTGATTGGTGAGTATTTGTTTGAAGATCTGGCGCGTGTGCCAGCGCGGTGTGAGTATGCGTCAGAGTTTCGATATCGTAACCCGATTATCGAGGACGATACGATTGTTGTTGCGGTAAGTCAGTCGGGCGAGACGGCAGATACGCTGGCGGCATTGGCTGAAGCGAAAGATCGTGGCGCGTTGTCGATTGGCGTGGTGAATGCAGTTGGTTCGACGATTAGCCGGGAGACGGATGCAGGGGTTTATTTGCGAGTTGGGCCAGAGATTGGTGTGGCGTCGACGAAAGCGTTTGTGGGGCAGGTGATGGTGTTGACGTTGTTGTCACTGTACTTGGGCAAGCGGAAGCATATGTCTAATGAACGCGTGGATCATTATCTGAAGCAGTTGAGCCAAATACCGGATCAGATTGAGAAGGTACTGAAGCAGACAGATCATATTAAGAACTGTGTGAAGCAGGTGGCGGATCGAGATAATTGGCTGTTCCTTGGTCGCGGGTATAACTATCCTGTGGCGATTGAGGGGGCATTGAAGCTGAAGGAGATCTCGTATATTCATGCTGAGGGGATGCCTGCGGCGGAGATGAAGCATGGGCCGATTGCGCTCATTGATGAGGGGATGCCGGTGGTGTTTGTGGCGACGCAAGGCACGCAGTATGAGAAAGTGATTTCGAATATTGAAGAAGTGCGTGCGCGTGGCGGGAAGATTATTGCGGTCGCTACTGAGGGGGATACCCATATCCACAAATATGCGTCAGAGGATTGTATTTTCTATGTGCCGGACGTGATGGAGGCGTTGCAGCCGTTGTTGACGTCTGTGCCGCTGCAGTTGTTGGCGTATCATGCGGCTGTGGAACGTGGTCATGACGTGGATAAGCCTCGAAATCTGGCGAAAAGCGTGACGGTCGAGTAA
- a CDS encoding tRNA dihydrouridine synthase: MNELRLPSDGPLSWAAELPFYQAGLAGYSDYAMRMVARKHGCPYCITEAMLDHFLINGGKGLEVAELREDDHPICGQLMGSHADEIAAGAKILDGLGYDVIDVNIACPQKKIKRKSRGGHLLSVPDEAIEILKAVADAVEGSRPLTVKMRRAFDDSNEALDGFHKIFQAAIELGYSGVTVHGRTVEQKYIGPSTWESLRKIVDEYGHEHVRHAATKHQKFMIGGSGDIWQTSDIFAMIEQTGVDVVSVARGCIGNPWIFEQARAMAQRKKGGGQGVGDKQGGDAPRIYEQRDVLLEHFELSMQLYGEQQAARMMRKFGIRFSRHHPEGEQIKAAFIKVKGLDAWQGVLDEFYAVDGVGVGVDAAVPDEARTQVSEESCGS, translated from the coding sequence ATGAATGAATTGAGATTACCGAGTGATGGGCCGCTGAGTTGGGCGGCGGAGTTGCCGTTCTATCAGGCGGGGCTGGCGGGGTATTCGGATTATGCGATGCGCATGGTGGCACGGAAGCATGGCTGCCCGTACTGTATTACGGAGGCGATGCTGGATCACTTTTTGATTAACGGTGGGAAGGGTTTGGAGGTGGCGGAATTGCGAGAGGATGACCATCCGATTTGCGGGCAGTTGATGGGTTCGCATGCGGATGAGATCGCGGCGGGTGCGAAGATTCTGGATGGGCTGGGTTATGATGTGATTGATGTGAATATTGCGTGCCCGCAGAAGAAGATCAAGCGGAAGAGCAGAGGGGGGCATTTGCTGTCGGTGCCTGATGAGGCGATTGAGATTTTAAAAGCGGTAGCGGATGCTGTGGAGGGGAGCCGGCCGCTGACGGTAAAGATGAGACGTGCGTTTGATGATTCTAATGAGGCATTAGATGGATTTCACAAGATTTTTCAGGCGGCGATTGAGCTTGGGTATAGTGGGGTGACGGTGCATGGGCGGACGGTTGAACAGAAGTATATCGGGCCATCGACGTGGGAATCGCTGCGGAAGATTGTGGATGAGTATGGTCATGAGCATGTACGTCATGCGGCGACGAAGCACCAAAAATTTATGATTGGCGGGTCGGGAGATATTTGGCAGACGAGCGATATTTTTGCGATGATCGAGCAAACGGGCGTGGATGTGGTGTCGGTGGCGAGAGGTTGTATTGGGAACCCGTGGATTTTTGAGCAGGCACGCGCGATGGCGCAGCGTAAAAAGGGTGGGGGCCAAGGGGTAGGTGATAAACAAGGGGGAGATGCGCCGAGGATTTATGAGCAACGTGATGTTTTGCTTGAGCATTTTGAGTTGTCGATGCAGTTGTATGGGGAGCAACAAGCGGCGCGGATGATGCGTAAGTTTGGAATCCGGTTTTCGCGTCATCATCCGGAAGGTGAGCAAATCAAGGCTGCGTTTATTAAGGTAAAGGGGTTGGATGCCTGGCAGGGAGTGCTGGATGAGTTTTATGCGGTGGATGGAGTAGGGGTGGGTGTTGATGCTGCGGTGCCTGATGAGGCGCGGACGCAGGTGTCGGAAGAGAGTTGCGGATCATAG